A genome region from Nicotiana tabacum cultivar K326 chromosome 13, ASM71507v2, whole genome shotgun sequence includes the following:
- the LOC107780951 gene encoding uncharacterized protein LOC107780951 isoform X1 has product MYHPTRGGVRGGRDQFSWDDVKVDKHRENYIGHSIKAPVGRWQKGKDLHWYTRDKKSQEKDMEAAKEEIRRIKEEEEQAMREALGLAPKRATRPQGTRLDKHEFSELVKRGSTAEDLGAGHSEAARVDGLGFSKLPKPWEQPSSPSAFPSDPINEPVEKINVSVTVAAPLQNEEESEDERSQKKRRREEKRWEKDESREKRYLQDTDDKRKQSRDSDDRRKRSRDSDDKRKHTRDSDDRRKHKKDKEKRRRHDSDSD; this is encoded by the exons ATGTATCATCCAACTAGAGGTGGCGTTCGCGGTGGTCGAGATC AATTTAGCTGGGATGATGTGAAGGTCGATAAACATCGAGAAAATTATATAGGTCATAGTATCAAAGCACCAGTTGGGAGATGGCAGAAAG GGAAAGATCTTCATTGGTACACCCGCGATAAGAAATCCCAGGAAAAGGATATGGAGGCTGCAAAAGAAGAAATACGGAGGATTAAAGAAGAGGAGGAGCAGGCAATGAGGGAGGCACTGGGCTTAGCTCCTAAGCGTGCCACACGTCCTCAAGGTACTCGGCTAGATAAACATGAGTTTTCTGAACTTGTGAAGAGAGGTTCAACTGCAGAAGACTTGGGAGCAGGCCATTCTGAAGCAGCTCGGGTAGATGGTCTTGGTTTCTCAAA ATTGCCCAAACCTTGGGAACAGCCAAGTTCACCATCGGCTTTTCCATCTGATCCGATAAATGAGCCTGTAGAAAAGATTAATGTGAGTGTAACTGTTGCTGCACCCCTACAGAATGAAGAAGAGTCAGAGGATGAAAGGAGCCAAAAGAAGAGGAGGCGAGAAGAGAAGAGATGGGAAAAAGATGAATCGAGAGAGAAGCGATACTTGCAGGATACAGATGATAAGAGGAAACAGTCCCGCGATTCAGATGACAGGAGGAAACGTTCCCGCGATTCAGACGATAAGAGGAAGCATACCCGTGATTCAGATGACAGGAGGAAACACAAGAAAGACAAGGAGAAGAGAAGAAGACATGATTCGGATTCGGATTAA
- the LOC107780951 gene encoding uncharacterized protein LOC107780951 isoform X2 — MEALQGKDLHWYTRDKKSQEKDMEAAKEEIRRIKEEEEQAMREALGLAPKRATRPQGTRLDKHEFSELVKRGSTAEDLGAGHSEAARVDGLGFSKLPKPWEQPSSPSAFPSDPINEPVEKINVSVTVAAPLQNEEESEDERSQKKRRREEKRWEKDESREKRYLQDTDDKRKQSRDSDDRRKRSRDSDDKRKHTRDSDDRRKHKKDKEKRRRHDSDSD; from the exons ATGGAGGCGCTTCAAG GGAAAGATCTTCATTGGTACACCCGCGATAAGAAATCCCAGGAAAAGGATATGGAGGCTGCAAAAGAAGAAATACGGAGGATTAAAGAAGAGGAGGAGCAGGCAATGAGGGAGGCACTGGGCTTAGCTCCTAAGCGTGCCACACGTCCTCAAGGTACTCGGCTAGATAAACATGAGTTTTCTGAACTTGTGAAGAGAGGTTCAACTGCAGAAGACTTGGGAGCAGGCCATTCTGAAGCAGCTCGGGTAGATGGTCTTGGTTTCTCAAA ATTGCCCAAACCTTGGGAACAGCCAAGTTCACCATCGGCTTTTCCATCTGATCCGATAAATGAGCCTGTAGAAAAGATTAATGTGAGTGTAACTGTTGCTGCACCCCTACAGAATGAAGAAGAGTCAGAGGATGAAAGGAGCCAAAAGAAGAGGAGGCGAGAAGAGAAGAGATGGGAAAAAGATGAATCGAGAGAGAAGCGATACTTGCAGGATACAGATGATAAGAGGAAACAGTCCCGCGATTCAGATGACAGGAGGAAACGTTCCCGCGATTCAGACGATAAGAGGAAGCATACCCGTGATTCAGATGACAGGAGGAAACACAAGAAAGACAAGGAGAAGAGAAGAAGACATGATTCGGATTCGGATTAA
- the LOC107780952 gene encoding uncharacterized protein At2g38710, whose amino-acid sequence MVSANKEMVVYCFDTLVAHYNKEQPPPAAFDEGEHPLFVTWKKAVNGGEPRLRGCIGTLEARCIVNGFRDYALTSALRDRRFPPIQAKELPTLQCTVSILTNYETAANYLDWEVGTHGIIIEFTDPNYNTKRNATYLPEVAAHEGWTVIEAIDSLIRKAGYDGPITESLRKRIRLTRYQSTLFTMHYSEYVAYVKNTRGLAPAINGMKP is encoded by the exons ATGGTGTCAGCAAATAAGGAAATGGTTGTTTACTGCTTTGATACATTGGTGGCTCACTACAACAAGGAACAACCTCCTCCTGCTGCTTTTGATGAGGGTGAACA CCCATTATTTGTGACTTGGAAGAAAGCAGTGAATGGTGGGGAGCCTCGGTTGCGAGGATGCATTGGCACTCTGGAAGCTCGCTGCATTGTTAATGGTTTTAGGGATTATGCTCTAACAAG CGCCCTCAGGGACCGCCGTTTCCCCCCAATACAGGCTAAAGAGTTACCTACTTTACAGTGTACAGTTTCAATTCTAACTAATTATGAAACTGCAGCTAACTACCTAGATTGGGAG GTAGGTACGCATGGGATAATCATTGAATTCACTGACCCTAACTATAACACAAAGAGAAACGCCACATACCTACCTGAGGTCGCCGCTCATGAAG GGTGGACAGTGATAGAAGCAATTGACTCATTGATACGCAAAGCAGGTTACGATGGACCTATAACAGAATCACTGAGGAAACGAATCCGTTTAACTCGATACCAGAGCACATTATTTACTATGCACTACAGTGAATATGTGGCTTATGTGAAGAATACCCGAGGTCTCGCTCCAGCTATTAATGGTATGAAACCTTGA